Sequence from the Penaeus vannamei isolate JL-2024 chromosome 41, ASM4276789v1, whole genome shotgun sequence genome:
TTAAGAATGCTGACTTGTGGTAAGGCAAATATATGCCCCATCCCAGAACATAGTAAATATATGAGAAATATGAGGAGCAATGTTTAAATGTACAtgtgcatgctcacacacacacgcgcgcacaggtgtgtgtgtatatatatatatatatatatatatatatatatatatatatatatatatatatatatatatatgtttatatatatttacatatatgtatacgtatgaatatatatatatatatatatatatatatatatatatatatatatatatatatatatatatatatacaggttttgATCATCAGCCATTCCCTGAGAAATGAAAACCTCAAATTTTTCTTCAGGTACAAAGGTCGGGAGTCAGTAACACGGAAAAACATTTAACCACAAATATTTAAGTTGGTCGGTATATAAGACGAAGAAACCATTATGTGGTGAGGGTTCTGTAAACGTTTCTAGTCCCTCTCATAAACGTTCATTCAGTACACTGATATTGAGGAGGCTTTATTGATAGGATATGCAGAGTGTTTAGTATGTCCAAGCAAGTGaggcttattattgttgttaccattatcactattatcattactattattgtcattaacatgattattatatttttatcaataggTTTACTCCGTTCCTATTGCCAAAAAAGCATACCGAAATGGGAGATAGCAAAGGTAATAAGAACATAATCATAAACAATTTCATGGGATTTTTGAGGCCGCATAgaataaatttctttttcttgaaaaaaatactgttacaagcattaatcataatgattctagtaatactattgataatgataacaaaaataactgtattaacaatattactgacaatgaagctgatgataatgactcacaatgtaataaagacaaatatatcgTATATTGATAATATAGTCTTAACACTGAATAGTTGCAACCTACTTCGTGTGTCAAGATACTGTTTAATAATGTTGGAAATCTAATAAGATTATAagtattcatttaaaaaaaataattgtctgTGATGCTACTTTGAGGTATTCTGATTCATCTATTCTTTCTTAAGCTGCATTATCAATTTCGGTCACAATAAAAAGGACATGAATTATTTTGAGGgtattttattataaaaatatcagCAGTATCACATATTCGCCCATCCTTGCAGTTTTTCATCTGAGTGTATTCAGAAGGGACACAACAGATATAAAAGACTAGCAAAAATGTCTGACTCTGAAGGGACACCCTTAGTACACGGGGTACTTGGGGGGAGCGTGGTAGGGAGCGGGCTTGTAGGTGggcttgtactcggggtactgagcctcgccctcgtagatGACCTCAGCTACaagaccgtcgccgttgtccacgtacttgacggtctgcttgcggccgtcggggaggtcgacggtgtagctgccctcggtcttgtagccgtcgcgggactccgagtggccgaagttggcgccggagtagccgtcggcgacgccgtagttgtagttgtacttcGGGGGGACCTGATTAGAGCATAATATTAAATCAAAGATCACACAAATAGAAGTAATTTCATAAGAACCCTCGTTAGGTGACGTTAGACCACTTAACCATCCCATAAATTACTTACGGTGGGGTACTCTGGCTCATTGTAGTGGGCACGGGCATGGTACACGGGTTCGGGAGCGTGGTACGTGGGTGCGGCGTAAACAGGTGGCAGATGGTGCACGGGAGCCTTATCGGCCAGAGCCACTGCGGCCACACACGCTACGAGGATCACCTGAAACAAAAATAATCCACTGATTCAAAGAAATTGAACGTAATTCATGTTCACCATATCGGCCACATTTCAAATTGCATACGCTGTTTTCTCTGTGTTTTGCAGCTGCCGAGAGGACTAAGGTGGAGCGTGTGTACCTTGAGAGACATGGCTAACGTCTGATGCCGAGGAATTGTCTCAGCCGCTTATATAGTGGTCCACATCCTCAGCTGGGACAAGTGCAAGGTCACTCGCTTACTCTAGTAGGAGAAAGCCGTTCTAACCAGCCCTATGTTAGGCATAGATTATTCCATACTCACTGATCAATTAAATTCAAAGCTAAAAACCACGGAAAGGTAAATTTGAAAAAacaattcagaaaaaaatctgaaaaattgtttaaaaataaattcttcacattccttttttttctctctgttatttctAAGTTATCTGCTCATCTTACCGTCCTgactatacatacaaacacagactgGACATGTAGTATGCGTAGCATATATACGGCCATGAAAATAAATTAAGATGCATAAACgttcacatataaatacatacagattgTTATTTGAAACTGCAACCATATACATTACGTTCACGTAATGAAATATATTCAGATAGCTAGTTAAAAGAATAGGcttacatatataatacttagctacacatatgaacacatacacacatgcatacattcacaaacacatatatgtatatgggggggggggggtcactgacGTGGTTCAACACATTACCACAAATATTAGGGTTAAAAGGTTTATAAGACGAGGAAACCATTATGTGGCGAGGTATCTGTAAATGTTTCCAGTGAACTGCACCCCGTATATTGTAGTACACTAAACTAAGTGCTTTACTTATATAAACGGCATTTAGTACGATCATCCaagtcactatatatatatatatatatatatatatatatatatatatatatatatatatatatatataaagaattactCGGTTCCTGTAGCCGAATTCATTATTTGgacaaataatgatactgaatggTAGAAGAAAACaagtatgttaaatatatatatatatatatatatatatatatatatatatatatatatatatatatatatatatatatatatatatcgtcggtTGGGGATTCGGCAAAACATTTCTGGGATTCCTTCCCATACGTTTTGAGTATAAAAGTCATAGTTTTGAGGATGTatgcaaaacttttttttttttttttttttttttttttgacaaatagTATGCCATATCAGATTTACTTGATATGTTATGAGTGAAGCGTtcaaattattactactattactaaagaTACTAGTACAACTACGAAttataaaatactactactattattaatgattacaACAAGGTAGTAATAACAATTTCAATGAAGTTGATAACGGTGGATGCTGACAAAGTAATAACGGAAATAATAGtacaatagaataatgataataatcaagatatcAACTTTTCTACCCTCAAGAAGATACTATCTACCTCATGTGCTGAGATAATGCTTTGCCATGTTGACGATAATAGGACGGTAATAAGAGGATCATATGCATTTATCAATAGGTTTTGAGTTCGTTCCCTGACAAAACATTCTGTATCAAAATTCTGGACCATCTCTTATGTgacaatatatttatttctatatatgacgTCTTTTCTCTTATACTTCCGTAAGttgaatatttttcatatatttgataGCAGAAATATTTAGCAGCATCGGATATTCACACACCAATGCAGTTTTTCATCTGAATAAATTCAAACTCGCAAGAAAAGGCTAAAAAATCAAGCAAAGGTGTTTAACTCTGAATGTAGATCATTAACACAGACAGAGCGTGACTTATAAGTAGACTCGTGACAGAAAGATGTTTTATAATGTTGGAGATTATTATTAAAGGTGTTTAATTATATTTGTTACCATAAATATGCTTGGGGATTCTTTTCAGAAAATGCttgtgaaacaaacaaaaaatagattttACGGGAAAGGGTTTACCAGCATCCTTATGATTCAAAAAACTATTGTCAAAAGTGTCAGTTTGCTTTAGGTTAgtttaaataaaaaggaaatgaatatttTCGATATagtttattataaaaatattttagcATATCACATATTCGCCCTTCCTTGCAGTCTTTCATCGGAATGTATCCAAAAGGGACACAACAGATGCAAAAGTCTAGCAAAGATGTCTGACTCTGAAGGGACACCCTTAGTACACGGGGTACTTGGGAGGAGCGTGGTAGGGAGCGGGCTTGTAGGTGggcttgtactcggggtactgagcctcgccctcgtagctgacctcagctacaagaccgtcgccgttgtccacgtacttgacggtctgcttgcggccgtcggggaggtcgacggagtagctgccctcggtcttgtagccgtcgcgggactctgagtggccgaagttggcgccggagtagccgtcggcgacgccgtagttgtagttgtacttcGGGGGGACCTGATTATAGAATATAAAATTAAACCCAACTCATACAGATAACAATATCATAAGGACTGTTGCCAGCGCCAAACCAGTATAAGATGAGTAAGGATAGAATGAATTACTTACGGTGGGGTACTGTGGCTCCTTGTAGTGGGCACGGGCATGGTACACGGGTTCGGGAGCGTGGTACGTGGGTGTATTGTAAACAGGTGGCAGATGGTGCACGGGAGCCTTATCGGCCAGAGCCACTGCGGCCACACACGCTACGAGGATCACCTGAAATACAACACAAAAATTTCACTTACAGACAGGAATTGAATTCGAAAATCTAGTGCACTATTTAAGCAACAATTAATACTATACACTTTGTTTCGTCCTTTTCGCTCTTGCAAATAcagaggagagtaaggaggggcGTGCGTACCTTGAGAGACATGGCTGACGTTTGATGGCGAGGAAGTGTCTCAGCCGCTTTTATAGGGGTCCACATCCTCTGCTCAGGCGAGTTCAAGGTCACTCGTTTACCCCAGTGGGAGAAAGCCATTCAAACCATATCTGTGTCAGATTTGTGTCTggtatataatgaatatgaatatcaaaagtaaaatgaaattgaaaaggaaagaaagagaaagaagagagagagaaacgttgtcttttgcttatttttttctggctataaatcaatacatatattcatttatacacaaaaacaacaaacataaactgGACATACAGTTTATCAGTGTATATGGCCATAAACCAAaattacatacatgaatatacatatataaatacgcacacatatgtcaCTGTAACACTGCATGCATATACACtacttttaattatttgtttatttatttatatgttaatttattcatttatttatttttggaatCACTATCTACTAATGAAATGGAAATCGACAGTCACGTGATGGAATACTCCAAGcgtgttttcacacacacacacacacacacacacacacacacaatctctagCACACAGACTATATTGTTGAAAATGCGATTTGAATTTCACGCACTGGTTGCACCGAAATTTCTATAAAGCAGTAATCATAGATCACATCCATGACGGTAATACAGAATCAGAAAAAGTCGCAACGCCTGCACAAAGTTATAATGAACCTGTCTGCAAAATCATGTTTTATATGTTTCTTATATAAACTCAGCATTCTGTGGTTAAGAATGCTGACTTGTGGTAAGGCAAATATATGCCCCATCCCAGAACATAGTAAATATATGAGAAATATGAGGAGCAATGTTTAAATGTACAtgtgcatgctcacacacacacgcgcgcacaggtgtgtgtgtgtgtatatatatatatatatatatatatatatatatatatatatatatatatatatatatatatatatatatatatatgtttatatatatttacatatatgtatacgtatgaatatatatatatatatatatatatatatatatatatatatatatatatatatatatatatgtatatatatacaggttttgATCATCAGCCATTCCCTGAGAAATGAAAACCTCAAATTTTTCTTCAGGTACAAAGGTCGGGAGTCAGTAACACGGAAAAACATTTAACCACAAATATTTAAGTTGGTCGGTATATAAGACGAAGAAACCATTATGTGGTGAGGGTTCTGTAAACGTTTCTAGTCCCTCTCATAAACGTTCATTCAGTACACTGATATTGAGGAGGCTTTATTGATAGGATATGCAGAGTGTTTAGTATGTCCAAGCAAGTGaggcttattattgttgttaccattatcactattatcattactattattgtcattaacatgattattatatttttatcaataggTTTACTCCGTTCCTATTGCCAAAAAAGCATACCGAAATGGGAGATAGCAAAGGTAATAAGAACATAATCATAAACAATTTCATGGGATTTTTGAGGCCGCATAgaataaatttctttttcttgaaaaaaatactgttacaagcattaatcataatgattctagtaatactattgataatgataacaaaaataactgtatTAACAATATTACTGACAATGAAGCTGATTATAATGACTCACAATgtaataaagacaaatatatcgTATATTGATAATATAGTCTTAACACTGAATAGTTGCAACCTACTTCGTGTGCCAAGATACTGTTTAATAATGTTGGAAATCTAATAAGATTATAAGtattcattttaaaaaaataattgtctGTGATGCTACTTTGAGGTATTCTGattcatctattctttctttAGCTGCATTATCAATTTCGGTCACAATAAAAAGGACATGAATTATTTTGAGGgtattttattataaaaatatcagCAGTATCACATATTCGCCCATCCTTGCAGTTTTTCATCTGAGTGTATTGAAAAGGGACACAACAGATATAAAAGACTAGCAAAAATGTCTGACTCTGAAGGGACACCCTTAGTACACGGGGTACTTGGGGGGAGCGTGGTAGGGAGCGGGCTTGTAGGTGggcttgtactcggggtactgagcctcgccctcgtagctgacctcagctaaTCATGTGTACAtttattggcacacacacacacacatacacacatatatattctgtaGCTTTGTTTGGATTAGGAGTAAAAATAgctattttataataaaaaaaatattttattatgaaTCTCCATGTGCAGGATCACATAGCCTCAGCCTTAGTGATCCAgtttagaaaatgaaataaaaacaattcaGAGATGAGTGATAGATGCGTGAAGTCGGAGCGAGAATGTACACCCTTAGTACACGGGGTACTTGGGGGGAGCGTGGTAGGGAGCGGGCTTGTAGGTGggcttgtactcggggtactgagcctcgccctcgtagatGACCTCAGCCACATaaccgtcgccgttgtccacgtacttgacggtctgcttgcggccgtcggggaggtccacggtgtagctgccctcggtcttgtagccgtcgcgggactccgagtggccgaagttggcgccggagtagccgtcggcgacgccgtagttgtagttgtacttcGGGGGAACCTGATTAAAGAATAATATTAAACCCAtctcatacaaataaaaataatttcacaAGGACTTTTGCCAGGACTTACGGTGGGTAAGGATAGAAGGAATTACTTACGGTGGGGTACTCTGGCTCCTTGTAGTGGGTACGGGCATGGTACACGGGTTCGGGAGCGTGGTACGTGGGTGCGGCGTAAACAGGAGGCTGATGGTACACGGGAGCCTTATCGGCCAGAGCCACTGCGGCCACACACGCTACGAGGATCAcctgaaataaaacaaatacttcACTTAATGAAAGGAATCGAACTCGAAAATCATATCCACTATGTAAGCAACAATCAACATTTTGTTTCGTCCTTTTCGCTCTAGCAAAtacaggagagtgaggaggagcgTGCGTACCTTGAGAGACATGGCTGACGTTTGATGGCGAGGAAGTGTCTCAGCCGCTTATATAGGGGTCCACATCCTCAGCTGGGACGAGTTCAAGGTCTGTCGATTACCCTGGCGGGAGAAAGCCATTCAAACCATGTTAGGTTTGTTGACAGTAAATAAAGAATTCCTTATACATTACACGAACTCCTGTGGATACACATCCAACTTTACTATTTTATGGAATTCCTATCTAAATGTAATGATGCAATAATCGGCAATCAGATCGGTGTCAAAAAGCGTGtcaaaaatagagaatgaaaaacaaacaaacaaaaaactatcaATTACCCTATCCGGGCTTCTAAATGTACAGAGTTGAAGCAAATTCACATCTAACTGTAATTCTGAACTTAAATCTATGACTATGAGACAGATACAAAGTCGCAACTTTTGCATAAATAAAAAggctttgccattattattgcatCCCGTAAACTAATAGTCAAAAAGCcgaaggaatagaaggagtaaTCTTTATACAAACGATATGAAAAAATTGTTTCAAGGATTCCTACAAAGCGTAACGATCGGGAATTGCTGAACTGGATAAATGCTTCACCACAAATTTCATGCTGAAATGGCTTATAAGACGAAGAAACCATTATGtggtcatatatatttgtaatacacCTTATAAATGTTTACCTTCCCTTGTGAATTCGTTGAAGAAAATTATATCGAATAAATAGAGTATTCTGTAACTATACAGGATTTAGTATGATCAACTAGGTGAATCTTATTATTTGAGTAGGCGTACTACGTATCTATAagcaacttatttatttatttatttatttgttttgtttatttatttcacagGTGAGACAGaccggagagggggaaggggcctgGGGTGACgtgaaatattattatttttgatgtttgTGAGGAAATGCATCATTTCACATTACCTTAGGTATATGGCCAGTCATTTCTGGAAGCCACCCAACTCCCTATTAAATTCTGTTGGTAAGTGCCGCGAGCATAAACAGTTCCACAGGCGTTTTGAGGCCGTATGGAATAGATTTTGGGGACATATATTGTACTAAGGTCAACCTAGGCtgtcttatcgtttttttttttatttttttaatatcccAATTTTCATCGTAAGCATGATAGGCTACAAACCATTGGCTCATTGTACATTGTATCTCCTACCGATGTAAAAGTTGGAGTAAAGAATGCTTTGTTTAAAGAATTCTAGTCTAACTACCTCCTTTGAACTTACTCAAGGAAATTTCaagtcaaataatgataatgaataggtaATGAGagcgatgattaaaaaaaaaaatgacaccatTCTATTATTCTTGTAAATAATGTCATCAGACTATTATAACGGATTTTTCGTTCCTCTTTTTAACACGAGTATATTTACAGCCACTGTATAATgtaatggggaaaaaaaatcaaaacatgttTATCTAGGACTgtgctgtatatacatattatatccattataatgataataataaaacgaatctGAAAAATGTATTATGTTCACTTCACTTCGTAGGCCACCCTTTGAAACCACCGGGATTCAGcgccctcccctgctcccccccccccctgcccctcaaaTGACTACCCCGTTTGTGCATTAAATAAGGTCACTGCACTATGGAAAACCTTGATGAGGATAGAATATCTTTCTTGAAGTGACGTGTTTGACTTTTTTGCCTTTTGCAttagaaggaaataaagattaTGTGTTTTGCAATGATTTTGAAATGAACACGATAtgttgaaaatatgaaataaactgGAACTAGAAATCGGTGATATGTTAATCCACATTCCCAGCAAATCTACAACACTGATATAAAGTTAACAGTCGCTTACTTGAATTCATTGATGAAATCTATACTTGTCCATGAATGATTCAGTATAGCTTATAGCGTGATCAGCTGAGTGTGGCTTATGATGTGTATAAATCaatttgatatgaaaaataatttcGTGAACGACGACATTATGACTTGACTTAAGACTTACTGTATATTTTGTAATACAAGTGGTATTCAGTATTAACAACTAGAGTGGCATATATCCTTTTAGAAATGCTTTATTACTAATTAGAAAGTATCAAAATAA
This genomic interval carries:
- the LOC138860548 gene encoding larval cuticle protein A2B-like, which codes for MSLKVILVACVAAVALADKAPVHHLPPVYNTPTYHAPEPVYHARAHYKEPQYPTVPPKYNYNYGVADGYSGANFGHSESRDGYKTEGSYSVDLPDGRKQTVKYVDNGDGLVAEVSYEGEAQYPEYKPTYKPAPYHAPPKYPVY
- the LOC113801157 gene encoding larval cuticle protein A2B-like, with the protein product MSLKVILVACVAAVALADKAPVHHLPPVYAAPTYHAPEPVYHARAHYNEPEYPTVPPKYNYNYGVADGYSGANFGHSESRDGYKTEGSYTVDLPDGRKQTVKYVDNGDGLVAEVIYEGEAQYPEYKPTYKPAPYHAPPKYPVY
- the LOC138860547 gene encoding larval cuticle protein A2B-like → MSLKVILVACVAAVALADKAPVYHQPPVYAAPTYHAPEPVYHARTHYKEPEYPTVPPKYNYNYGVADGYSGANFGHSESRDGYKTEGSYTVDLPDGRKQTVKYVDNGDGYVAEVIYEGEAQYPEYKPTYKPAPYHAPPKYPVY